The genomic stretch AAGATAAAATGAAAAATCTTTGGTTGCAAGTGTGAGGAATCATAACACCATTCCTCAACCGCAAGATATTAATTATCCTCCTTTCTGATCATCCTTAAGGGGTAACTGTACCTCAAATAAAGTACTCGCCAAACTATGTGCAATCACTAATCATCAACCCCTAAGACACTGAATCAAAATAAAGGTGTCAGATTTTTTCAAGAACGACTAAGGATAATTAAAAAGAGTGATAATTATAATCTGAATGCATTTGACTTATGATTGGTCCCTAACGTTGTggttcctccaaaattcaaagtaccTGACTTCAAAAATTAGAACAAGGTCAAGAATCATTTGATCATGTACTATAGAAAGATGAATCCCCATGCCTAGGACGATAAATTCTTAATTCACCTCTTTCAAGAAAGTCTTACTGGGGCATCTTTAAGTCGGTACATGTACCTCAAGAAAGATCACATTCACTCTTAGAAAGACTTAGTTAAATCCTTTTTAAAGGAGTACAAGCATAAAATTGAACAGACTCTTGATCGAATGCAGCTGTAAAACATGACACAAATGGATGATAAGACTTTCAAAGAATACGTTCAACATTGAAGATAAATTGCTTCCCAAGTTGAACGTCCACTTTTAGAGAAGGAATTGGTCACCATGTTTGTTGCATGTTGTTCTAAAAATTTGAGTGAAAATGCAATTTGATTGAGTGAATCAGTCCAAATCTGAAACCTCCAACAACGAAGACGAAGTAATTTAAAACTCTATTTGATAACACTCTTGAAGCAAAGAAGAAATCTAAGAAAGActagaataaaatataaatttcccGCTTTATATGTAATATAAGTGATGAGTGCAACAATCATGGTTCACTGGAAGATCAAAGATTCAATCCAATAACTTAGATGTCATATCAATTTTGTAACTTCACTTGAGTTTCCTCAAGTGAGTTTAGATACATTACTTTCCTTCCATACGAGTGTGGGAAACATGGGGCTTTTGCCAAAGAAATGTTTCACTTGTACGAAGTTCATATAATGTGCAAGTTCCTCATTCCAACTATTCCCACTGTGCATAGTTGTTAACACAATATAGCGGCAAGAAAAAGATTGGAAGTATTTCAGgttttatcgtgtccacagagaacaGTGCAAGAGAAAGAATGACATTCATCAATTTCCGTGTTTCTGAGCTTGGATTAAAATGGATTAAAAGTAGAAAATATAAAcaggaaaataaatacattcttccaAGAGAAAAACTTATTAGGCATGAATACTCGTCAAAATCATCATGTATCTATCACGTCAGTGTCCAATTATGCAATGCCTATGAGATGTATCACAATCAATGCTATGTCTAACACAAAGTTGCGAGAACAATTGTATTCTCGCATCGGCGATGTCTCGCGCGAAACTCAAACAAGGAAGCATTAAGCTTTGATACACaagtgattgttagctctaacCATATCTATAGAATTGAGAAACTAACAGATTTCCTTCCCTAATCAAGACTTGtaatgtctatttctacaacaacgcaaattcaaacataaatgcaaaaagattaaggaaagCATCAAGATTGATTTGTAGAGCAAATTTTATACAACGCCACgagcaataaatatacatatatttagGGTAAATATACAAACAACCCCAACAAACGAGAAATACATAaagaggaagagagagagagagagagagagagagagagagagagagagagagagagagagagagagagagagagagagagagagagagagagagagagagagaaagagagaaaaaaccaaacatctcacgaGTTGTCAGCTCTGATTGATGAAAAATCTACCTCTAATCATCTAAATGCAATACCTGATCGCTGTTTTTTAGTTAATCTAACCTAAGAATGAAATTGATGGAGTTGGCACACAAAAACCCccaaaaccataaaccctaactaTGCTGAAAATGAAATACATATAAACAAAATTTACGGAGCCACACTTAGCGGGATCATCGCGCTTAGAGGACTGCCTTTATTTTCACACACTGAACCGCTTCTTGAAAAAATCTAACTTTGTAAAAGTGAGTGAGCTTAACGGGCTAGGCGGGCTAAGCGGGCTTCGAAAGCTGGCTCTGCCTCTTCCAGAAAAGTGGTAGCGCGCTAGGGACGGGGCTTAGCGGGCTCATACCTTATTTTCTCCAAATTTTGCATAATTGAAGTCgtatcttcgacactttattactcgaggctccaatatgcatcaatacctataaaatgaatgaaaaggtcaaacggtacataaatgaataaaaactcaaataATACACAATACGTATAACTATAACGAAAACGTAAGCATTCACGCACAAGTTGAGGAAAATGAGTCAAGAAGTGCcgtaaaactatatacaaaattaactacaatttgacacttatcaatagtCACCACAAAGCGTCTTTTAATAATCAATATCTCTCAACGAACAATGTTATCGCAGTTCAAACTTTTAGGTTGACCCTAGTTCATAACAACAAGGACTTGTGGGGAAACTATTACGGGTTGGCCAACCACCCACATAGATCGTCTTAATTCACAGGCTCAATCCACTTATGGTTCTTAACACTTTGATGTACATGTAGAACTACATCACATGGAGTCAAAAAAGAGCACACCCCTCCTTCTATTATAATCGTTGATCTTTATCTAACGGTCACTCGCGCTCTACACTAGACTGCCCAAGGATGATTATAGCTAGTGGTGGCAAAACGAGTCTAACCCGCCAGACATGCATGTTTTGTCCATATTTTTTGGCGGGCTGAGTCAAAGTTTTAGACCAATATCCTATACTTTATATGTCCCATCCACCCATTTTTGAAAGACTTTTACGAAGCGGACCTAAGTTGGGTGTGCAATCCTATTTGTCACCTTTAGTTATAACTAATtctcatatatacatatatatatatatatatatatatatatatatatatatatatatatatatatatatttgtgtgtgtAGCATTAAGTCACACCCATATACGAATCAACTAATACTTACAAAAGGTTACCTCAATCCCATAATTAATTGAGCGTTTGAGtgttaacatttttttataagtaCCCTTTTTCATCATTAGAGCATTATCACCATTGTAGTTTGTACATGCTAAAAAAGTAGTACATATGTGTGGTACCATTATGCTGGTAGGGGTAGTTAGAGACTTTAGAATTTGCAGTGGTTTAGGGCAAGTTTACGGTGGTAAGAGGCTTTGTTTTGAGGTGTCTTATGTCGGGTGAGCAATCTTACGAGGGTGAGAAACTCTGTATTTTATAGGTATTTCATAGTGAACTCTGAATATCTCTCTCAATCCTAAGGATGAGATATTTATAGACACTAATGGGCCTGGATTTAAGGACTTTTGAGTAGTAACCGCTCTACCTTAACTAGATAAGCTATTGACCGACTACTTTTTAAGGAATATATCACTTCATAGTTGACGTGTATGCACAATGATCATCATTAAGATATTAGTCATTCTTTGTTCCGTGCGAAATAATTTGTCTTGAATCTTGATACACTTATTAACAAAAGTCTATTTAAAACTAGGTAAATCAAAGattaaacatatataaaattttaccctaaaaataaaatagagactACAATTATAATTAGTTAAAGAGAAAAAAGAGTATACACTGcctgtataaaataattttataatatcatCTAATCAGATACGTGTATTCAACCAAAtaacatttttaatttaaaattattgataTGACATGACGGAATATTATAATTCTAttggataattttgtaaaactaATTTATACTGACAGTGCATCATCTTTAATCTCTTAGTTAAATATATAAAGGCAACAAATTGTTTATGTTGGTCCATAATCttcataatttaatattttaaaaccaAACAAAAGAGTGGGATAATCAAGATTACATAAGACataaaaaggataaaaaaaataatcaaaggataaaaaaataatcaaaggaAAAACAAATGGAAATAGAGAATCCAACAAACAAAAACTCGTAAGCATTGTTGTTTTGGTATCTCTGTAAAGAAGGGTAGAGGGAACATCATATCCAAGTGCACATGAGAAGGATACTCATAGTTTAGAGaaagaaacacatggaagtaGAGAATCCAAGAAACAAAActagttttaaaaaatataaccaTAGATATTAAAATAATGATCTGATTCCTATTCTTAAAATATTGTACACTTTGGACACGTAAGTGTTTTTCATTTACACCTTTATTTTCTTGTTTCTcccaaaaaaaacaagttagcaAAAAACTATAGCTATGAACTTgcattatttaatttaactttctTGTTGGCAAATTAAgttcatttttaaataattaaaccaaGGGAAAGCACTTGTTAATATATAATTGTCATGATTTTAATTGACATTATGATTGAGGGCCATGGCCTCAGCTGGCTCACTAAGATCCTCCCATGTTTATATTAAGTTGGCATCTAATGATAATATTTAATTTCTCTCAAAAAGTAATATTTATTTAGTAGGTATGCTACTAAAGTTAATGATAATATTTATATTTCTCTCAAAAAGTAATATTTATTTAGTAGGTATGCTACTAAAGTTAGAGTTGATGGAAATTGGTTGTGaccaattaatattttatttagatttttaatATTGACATTACATGTCAATTAAAGTTTATGAGAGGAAAAGCCCAGTGGTAGGTCGCTGGCtcaaacaaaatcaaaagttTGATAGGAATACAgcaaaatgattttattttaccTTGGAGGTTTGTGATTTGCAtgaacaaatttttaaaaaatgattctttatttatgttttttgaaataatttttttatgaaattttgaaatagtaaaaactattttattttttataaattaagaaattatttttcacatcactaaaaaaaatataatttattggaGATTATAACATAGGTAAaatcatataattttttaaagaatatatttaaaaaatatttcttttaattatttaaaatcatttttaatttaaatattttttaaaattttaataaaaaatataacaaaaaataaaatatttaaaataatattttatgaaaTACTGTTTAGATCaatttttggtttgattttttttaaaacacaaatataaatactataaaaatcattaaaaatactcAACTAATACCCTAAATTGTATACTTTATCTCTAAAAAGGTTTAAGATATTAGAAATCTTTGAAAAGGAAACATAAACCTTATATGAAGAAGATAATGTTTATAATTATGTTGTTAATGAGacacttgtaaaaaaaaaagtgGGATAATATATAGTCTTTGTATGACTCTAATTTAGGGAATAGTAAATTATTCTTTTTCAATAGCTTCATAAGTTTGAAGTATAAGAAATTGACTTTTATTTCAGATCACTTGAATGAATTTCAAGGGCTCTTTGATTAGATGTCAATAATGAGTATTAAATTTGATGATGAAATTTTTGGACTATTTCTATTATGAACTTTACTAAAGTCTTTGGAAACATTTTAGGTATCTGTCACAAGTTCTCTCATGTAAGTGTTGTTTCTTTGAAAAATGACTAAGGGTGGTATTCTTAATGAGTATATGAGAAGGAAGGCACATGGTTTTTCATATCAAATCGAGGTACTTATCACTAAAAATAAGGGGATAATTCATAAAATGGAATCGAAGAGTGGTAGAGAGAATAAAAGAATCAAGTCCAAGCCGCAATACACGAATCCGGAGTGTCATTATTGTCACAAAATAGGACACATACGAAAGTATTGCTATTAGTGGAAAATGGATAACAGATGAAAGAGAGTAAGTCTAAACAAAGATATCATGAAGATCATGATGATTATCGTGTTACTACTACTAGTAATGATATTGTTATTTTACGTGATCATGAGTCTGTTAATTTTGTATCAGACGAGAGAATGTGGGTAGTTGACAATGGTGCTATATTGCATGTTAAATTATGATAGGATTTCTTCACATCTTATACTTCTGGTGAATTTGAAGTGTTAAAAATGGGTAATAATGGTGTATATAAGGTCATTTGTGTTGGTGATGTTTTCTTTCAAACCAACATGGGAATGTAATTGTTGCTTAAAGGTGTCAAACATTCTCCAAATGCCCGCTTTAGTTTGATCTTTGTGCATTTACTTTATGATTATAGTTATGACAATCACTCTGGTTTTAGAAAGTGGAAGAAACTCGACAAATGTAACTTTGTTGTGGCTAGAGGGGAGAAGCTTTCCAAACTATATTAGACAAATCTTGGGTTGATAGGGACATTGTGAATGCTATCGACATGTAAGTATCTTTGTGGCATCGAATACTTAGTCATAATATTAGTGAAAATTGGCTGAATGTTTTGGCCAAAAAAGATGTTCTTCCAAGATTAAAGAAAGCTAATTTGAAGAAGTGTTCTCATTTCATGGCTGGTAAATAGATTATAGTATACTTCAAAAGACATTCTCCCTCGAGGAAGTCAAAGTTGCTTCAATTAGTATATTCTAGTGTTTGTGGTCCATTGAAGGTAAAATCCTTTAACAATGCACTTTATTTTGTTgcctttattgatgattgttctAGAAAAAATATGGGTTTATGCCTTGAAGACAAAAGACCAAGTGTTggagaaattcaaagaattccaTGTTTTAGTTGAGAGGCAGACAAGCGAGAAGCTGAAATGTGTCCGTTCTGACAATGGTGGTGAGTATTATGGACTGTTCCAGACACGGGATATTTATAAGAACTTGACTTATAGCATGTAATACTCATCTGGCCGAGCACTAGGCCGAGCACTAAGCTCTACCCAGCAAGCATGTAGTCCATCCGGGAACTGCATGTTAACAGAAGACGAGTACTAACCAGGAAGCCGAGCGTTACAAGTCATTATGGGTGGTTACAAACGTTACAGGTTATTAATAGGCAGTTATGGACGTTACAAAGGCCTTAATGACCATTAGACCAAATACTTGCCTATATATAGAGCCATCAGAGAATGGAAATGACAACCTAATCGATCACTCGACAACGACTTACACAAGGGCTCCCGTACAAGGGATAAACCAGACACCACTCTTGGAGCACGGTGCTTAGCCCACCGCTTCCAAATCCCTAAAGTTAGTCGAAAAACCATCTGGTCCCTAAGCTTTCCTCACCTACGAGGATACGCTCCCTAAATCTAGTTTTTATACAAGAACATGGACCATTTGATTCCTATTGCAAGCAGTATGGTATTTCATATGACAAGACTCCACCTAAAAATCCTCAATTGAATGGTTTAGCATAGAGGATGGATCGAACACTAATTGAGAGAGTAAGATGTATGCTCTATGAAGCTAAGGTGCTCAATCATTATTGGCGTAAGACATTTTACACGACGATGCATGTTCTTAATCTCACTCATATTGTGGCTTTGAACATTGAAGTTCTAGGCAAAATTTGGTTTGGAAAGAATGTCAGGTATGATCATTTGAGAGTCTTTGGTTGCAAAGTTTTTGTGCATATTCCAAATGATGAAAGATTCAAGTTGGATGCAAAGTCAAAACAATGTATCTTCATTGTCTATGTGTAAGATGAGTTTGGTTACAAGTTGTATGATTTTGTTGGGAAAAAGTTTATTCGAAGCCACAATGTGGTGTTCATGGAAGACCAAACCATTGAAGACATTGATAAGGTGGATAAGACTACACCTAAGGAAGATATCATTTTGTCTAATACTGATCCAGTTCGGCTACCTAATCATAATCTGGATGTTATTTGTGGTGATGATTAGAATGGTGAACCATGTGATTATGTTGACGGTCAACAACTTGGAGACGAGGTGAATATTTCAACTAATGTTGATGAATGGGAGAATGATATGTCAGATgatgagaatcttggtgaagctcCATAATCATCTAAAGTTCAACTTATGAGGTATAATTCCGACGACTATGTAACTTGAGATTCTTacgaatttgaattttttttctatcCGATGTATATTAGTCTGCCATTGTGTGTTAATTTTCCATCAAATATAAACTccataatttataaaattaatgatATACTAGTGTTTTTTTATACTAACTATAAACTTcaaaatcaataatttttttgaataatagTTTTTAAATGGTGATTCAAAATTTAGTGATTCAAAACATGCACTAATTCGTAATGAAAATGCATATGAATGccattcatttataattaaaaaaccaAACATTACGATCCATCAACCATAAAATGCCCCACATATTTCTtcatctcatctctcattataaaaggTGAGATCCACCTTAGAGCATCTCCACGTAGCCTCCGAAAGTTGATCCTAAGCTCCTTCGAATTCAGGACCTCAAGGCGAGCGTACCCTTGAGACCCAAGCACCCTCCCACTAGGCCAACCCCCTCGGGTTATGTTTTTAATATTGAATAGATATATTTTggttaaaaatctattttttaattgattaaacaaTGCTCACCTTATTTTTTAATCTCGCAACCAATATCTCAGGAGTACTCGTTAATatttctatttattattattattattattattattattattattattattattattattattattatatacattGTCTTTATCAATTACGTATCTTATGAGACATGTGATTCTTATTTGAGACCGTTACATGACCTAAAGTAAAGTCAACTTCTTGACTTAAAACATAGTCGATTTTTTAATACAATAATCTCGTCTATCAAATGTGTATACTCGAGGCAAATTGATCCATAtgattcataaaaaatataatgatttaTAAACATTTAATAAGTTAAGTAACGACAAAATAATTAGGGTGTGTTTGATTTGAGGTGgagcgaggggaggggaggggaggggaggagagagaatatttaaaatgaaatgtgtttggttcaatttgtaggaggggagaggaggtgaggggagcaaaatccctctaAATGACATTTTTTGCGTTCCCCCGAATCGGGGGATTCGGAGGAGAGGAGAGGGGAGGGGAtctgagttttaatattaattaaattaatatatttactaaaatatccgcaattttattttattattataaaaatattattttctttcatgtttctacttttctttttgtgattttttttatctattgCTTCCAAGccttccatcaacttattataattattcttcaccttcaaattattttttatttttctacttaataaaaattataactactataattttttgtgttttattataatttattttatgtattcaaaagctgttatcaacgcatagtttattttgtgtagagagttataatacgaatctagtgtactcaatttttttaatattatggtataagttatgactttttagtcactcagttatacaaatattattttcaaaaaaatatttatgaaatttttataattgaatatcatatcacttatataaaattacagggataaaattgtaaattattattcaaatccctcccctcccctcgtgaaccaaacatatttttaaacgaaatcccttccctcccctccccttgtttgaaccaaacatatatataattaaaaaaatccctCCTCTCCCCTTCCCTTCCcttcattaaaatccctcccctccccctcatttgaaccaaacagacccttaaagAAGAATAACACATTTTTTACAATATTAATGCATCACATCATTGTtagattaatataaatatttaccttttatgaatataaaacatTTAACACACACAATAAATAACAATTAAACTCTTTACCATATCACATACGAGTAAAGATCCACTCCATTTCTTACACTCCATTTCTTTTCcattattatagtttttttttgtatattacaCGTATTTCTAAGACATGTGACATATTCATTTAACTTTATGcacacaaaactatagtaatgaaaaaaaattgaaggtAAAAAATGAAGTGGATCCTTCCTCGTCACATACATAACATTTATCTATAAAAAAAACACAACTAAATTTAGTGAAACAAAGTAAAAACAATAGacttattttaaaattatgaatCAATTAAAATGGATGGAATCAAGCCGCAACTCCATTAATCATCATCATTAGACCCACCCGCTCACTTTTAGACCCAACCAAAACCCCCAAATTCCAAACTCCAAAATCCACCAAAAGCAAGGCGGGAACCACGGCTCCAAAAAAATTTCGAACCACGCGCTTCCGCTTCAAAATTTCCCAAAACACCAAAAACTCACCGcaaaaaattttcaaaatcaataacCCGCTTATGCTTCCTTTCATAAGCCTCTTTATTTCCTCTCTTTCCTCATTCACAGTTCTTTTCACTCTTCCATTTCCTTTCACACCCTCTCCATGGCCGACCAAGATAACTCCACGCGCCGCCCTCAACGTGAAGCCAAGAAAAGAGCAGTAGCTGCACTATGCGAGCAACGAAAACGAAAGCGCGTTGCTCTTGGTGACATCACTAACGACGTCGTTTCAGAAACCGAGAGACTCGTTTCCGATACTCACAGTCACAGTCACCggcagaagaagaagagaaacacCGGTAACTCTCCGGTTCCGGAGAAACCGGAAGATCCTCAGTTGTGTGAACCCTATGTTTCTGATATTCACGACTACCTTCGTAATTTAGaggtaatttttaattattaattataattaaaattgaaatttcgTTAGGGTTTTCTTTTTCCCTAATTTGGGGCTTTTTGTAACagtgttattttttttgtttgtttaggtTGATCCTAGTAAAAGGCCTTTACCTGATTATATACAGAAAGTTCAGAGGGATATTAATGCGAATATGAGGGGTGTTCTTGTGGATTGGTTAGTTGAAGTTGCGGAAGAGTACAAGCTTGTTTCGGATACGCTTTATTTCTCTGTTTCGTACATAGATAGGTTTTTATCTTTGAATGATTTGAGTAGACAGAAGTTGCAATTGCTTGGGGTTTCTTCAATGTTGATTGCTTCGTAAGTTTTGATTtactttttttgtgtttgttgttttgatttgttgtttgttgtttatgtttttgtttattaattgtttgattttgtttggaaGTAGAAAATATGAGGAGATTAAGCCACCGGAAGTGGAGGATTTTTGTTACATTACTGATAATACGTATTCTAAGGAAGAGgtgatactttttttttttgtagttatGGATTTTTTGTGTTTCTGTGTATTTGTTTATGGTTTGTTTGGTTATGGATCTTGGATCTTGCTGATTTTGGAtggtgtttttttgtttgtttttgtttgattgaAGGTTTTGAGTATGGAGGCTGAAATtttgaaatctttgaagtttGAATTGGGTGGTCCTACGATAAAGACATTTCTAAGGCATGTGTGTTTTGTTGAttatgtttcttcttttgttgaATGGTTTTGTTGGTTTTTGCTAGTTGGgtaactttttctttttctctttacaGAAGATTCATCACTAAAGTTGGGCAAGAGGGTGTTGATGTAAGTTATCTCATTCTTCAACCCATCTCATAAAAGTTATAGGTTATGACATGGATTTAGGTATGCGTGCGCCCATGTTCTATGGTTTGTACTTTATAGTATGTGATTCTTGGTTTGGTGATGTACCTAAATGACGTATTGGCTTTTAACTTAAGGGTGTGCTCCCCGCCCAAGTGCTTACAGAATAGTAGCATCTAAGCTTGGGAAATAGTTAGTGAAAATAAGAGATGATGCAAtagtatatataaatataatgttGAATTAGGGAGGGATTTATGATGTTATTTGGGAATGTAGTTATAACCTTTGAGCATTTGGGGGGATCTAGGATGGGTTGAAACCTTCTAGAGATAGGTGATCTATGATCTGTGTTCGACCTTATAGAGATAGGGGATCTACGCGGAAAGGATTCCCTCTAGTTTAATTTTCATTGGCGGTGGAGTAGTGCATATCTTTACCTTTTAAATACCAACTTCgtctatttatttatattttatgtgGCTAAAAATTCATGGGAAAATCTTTTAACT from Vicia villosa cultivar HV-30 ecotype Madison, WI linkage group LG4, Vvil1.0, whole genome shotgun sequence encodes the following:
- the LOC131596493 gene encoding putative cyclin-A3-1 codes for the protein MADQDNSTRRPQREAKKRAVAALCEQRKRKRVALGDITNDVVSETERLVSDTHSHSHRQKKKRNTGNSPVPEKPEDPQLCEPYVSDIHDYLRNLEVDPSKRPLPDYIQKVQRDINANMRGVLVDWLVEVAEEYKLVSDTLYFSVSYIDRFLSLNDLSRQKLQLLGVSSMLIASKYEEIKPPEVEDFCYITDNTYSKEEVLSMEAEILKSLKFELGGPTIKTFLRRFITKVGQEGVDASELQFEFLCSYLAELSLLDYNCVKFLPSMVAASVLFLARFMLNPKTRPWNSAIYQCTSYKPADLKECVLNIHDLYLGRKGATLQAVRDKYKQHKFKCVATTPSPPEISLSFFEFRGADT